From the Primulina tabacum isolate GXHZ01 chromosome 15, ASM2559414v2, whole genome shotgun sequence genome, one window contains:
- the LOC142527294 gene encoding uncharacterized protein LOC142527294, producing MACLNMFNNDPQQQNLYNITPRISFSYDFADQQPPIKLENIYREAPVSSDFEFSVPKYSMISADELFSKGKLVPSKENCIIDSPTTLRDELLIGDDDYENVSPRIAKGTSRWKERFGFHRSNVVSKKIEKNMDRGLERIDELKAHDNNVFKGVFNFN from the exons ATGGCATGTTTAAACATGTTCAACAATGATCCACAACAACAGAATCTCTACAACATCACACCAAGAATCTCATTTTCTTACGATTTTGCCGATCAACAGCCTCCAATCAAGCTAGAAAACATCTATAGAGAGGCCCCCGTTTCCTCGGATTTCGAGTTCTCAGTCCCAAAGTACTCTATGATCTCTGCTGATGAGCTTTTTTCCAAGGGAAAATTGGTGCCCTCGAAGGAAAATTGCATAATAGATAGCCCTACTACCCTTAGAGATGAGCTTCTTATTGGTGACGACGACTACGAAAACGTATCACCAAGAATAGCCAAAGGGACGAGCCGGTGGAAGGAGAGGTTTGGTTTTCATAGATCGAACGTCGtatccaagaaaatagaaaagaatATGGATCGAGGATTAGAAAGAATCGATGAATTGAAGGCACATGATAATAATGTATTTAAAG GGGTGTTTAACTTTAACTGA
- the LOC142526722 gene encoding LOW QUALITY PROTEIN: autophagy-related protein 2-like (The sequence of the model RefSeq protein was modified relative to this genomic sequence to represent the inferred CDS: deleted 1 base in 1 codon) gives MFTWNIAKSAEAMFSRWAVKRLCKFLLKKKLGQFILGDIDLNQLDVQLRAGTIQLTDLALNVDYINHKFGTAPVFVKEGSIGSLKVTMPWKNGGCRIEVGELEVVLAPRRAKISEDKHESCRDTKNDHTSFSNASNMLENEVLNNELTNVAIDVHEGVKTIAKMVKWLLSSFHLQIKKLIVAFDPLLEEENKKRLDRTLVLRIGELECGTHISEDSSSGSSTKVHNFLGFSQLTNFVKFQGAVLELLHMDGLDHQSPPEVLTETHLVDWFSGHCSSDSMTTIVSGEKGGFSGNLKLSIPWKNGSLDICKVDADLNIEPLELRLQPSTIRCFIFLWGLFKDIGEECEDRNHCGLPNNSSAPSYCITPDKGISSNEGFAGNFCLMEKEPENALLSESHLISDWVSKSQKPRNDEEPDFGASVDQFFECFDGLRNSQSALGNSGMWNWTCSVFSAITAASNLASGSLHVALEQQHVETNFNASISKLSLLFSFADEDQKEPSKIKNDEGNGAFHIRCVCAQLVDLLIVFQVCPREMKFESTVHRIQLIDHLYSKNESVSLEARGCNENSKSEISLIQQTQDGVQSALRTFENSSKDQGLDHCSGCFVDISLSIQDSNSCSHISNRNNVHGKDASVKLLQTSGISQCHVTVNSGSSGGLLQGPTSFSLKLAPYVFWVNFDLINMMLDFLNEMANCVEQTAMESGFVLKSESKKYGPSPLGDQGKISLQHGSIMTKKSVEGNIFFPNARIILCFPLSGHKDFSSYLCSEQFIAFDIVSSNIGGKENKFARPKPVASPNKRDVIAASCSLYLYLGNLHLFYITSSFMDKSVGSGTYRQEPRFAVEKIASGMKGTGHLPLICMFWQEGAVTGPWIAKKARLLACPAENARSKDNTDGKGFEFASVTTVKDITDFDTHCRQEIRSSSAFFFHAQLPPITIDLGKHQYENICGLLTQVIEHFSCIVSDPVHTGEEDSTSQTSFLVECSSVTVSVNIEPACDVKYSELKELPGFWHSLTLQVDKFELLSVSNIGGIRCASFLWVSHGQGSLWGSITKGLQREFVLISCNDSTTGRGNGEGSNVLSSKFSGSEIINLWDPESIHNFTSVNVRSATFIAIGGRLDWFNSIVCFFSLPFSEPDQAGDKSLDKICGSSFVLNLVDVGLNYEPYLKKLTTSESSDFISSEMNANEAMDELYVSCLLAASSLKLSSASVDDCTAGEHKIRLQDLGLLLCTVSESKLVSGTYSAENLRKAGYVKVSQEAHVELLLRTNCENGHAWELECDESHIVLSTCHDTTLGLVRLGAQLQKLFAPDVQEHVVHLENRWINAQQIHENRDERTLGNESPPSVSHTQISSVDNRPRTGNLMDEIREDVFQLDGNSDGQAKFFEPHLRSLSTDISFVGASMATSLDEKIPELIEEYFLSDLCPLSELALKSHSSDMFYCKSGAVGVAQTGNCGWYKDTSLRILENHASKVNEQSNVQQLFENEASSSDSKNGHVGKAEGCIIFKNVNIFWRMYGGSDWYNIRNISRPSAVITSGRDATICFELALSGIGFEYNFYPDGEISASRLSLTVNDFCLNDKSDHAPWKLVLGYYRSKKHPRKFSTKAVKLNLDAVKPDPSIPLEENRLRIALLPMRLHLHQSQLDFLINFFGNNNSSSEPSPGTPSVSDQSGEQAEKSRNLLCSAISVEAFLPYFQKFDIWPLLIRVDYSPCHVDLTALSGGKYVELVNLVPWKDVELQLKHVQGVGLYGWNSVCETILGEWLEDISKNQIHKLLKGLPPIKSLVAVGSGAAKLVSLPVMNYRKDHRLIKGMQRGTIAFLRSISLEAIGLGVHLAAGAHNILLQAEHILTSIPPSVPWQVESRVATIVRSNQPKDAQQGIHQACQSITDGLGKTASALVQTPLKKLQRGAGVGSALATAVQATPAAAIAPASAAAHAVHCALLGFRNSLDPERKRESLEKYSGRAPPRESIQ, from the exons ATGTTCACGTGGAATATCGCCAAATCCGCTGAGGCGATGTTCTCTCGCTGGGCGGTGAAGCGTCTTTGTAAATTCTTATTAAAGAAGAAATTGGGGCAGTTTATATTGGGAGATATTGATCTTAACCAGCTTGATGTTCAGCTCAGAGCAGGAACTATTCAGCTCACTGATCTTGCGCTAAATGTCGATTATATAAACCATAAG TTCGGGACAGCACCAGTTTTTGTGAAAGAGGGTTCCATTGGATCACTGAAGGTGACTATGCCTTGGAAGAATGGTGGTTGTCGAATCGAGGTGGGTGAACTTGAGGTCGTTCTTGCTCCACGAAGAGCGAAGATTTCTGAAGATAAACACGAAAGTTGCAGAGACACAAAAAATGACCATACTAGTTTCAGCAATGCTTCTAACATGCTAGAAAATGAAGTTTTGAACAATGAGCTGACAAATGTTGCTATAGATGTTCATGAAGGAGTTAAAACTATTGCCAAAATGGTGAAGTGGTTGCTATCCAGTTTTCATCTGCAAATTAAGAAGCTAATTGTAGCATTTGATCCACTTCtggaagaagaaaataaaaaaagattagACCGAACATTGGTACTTCGAATCGGTGAATTAGAATGTGGAACACATATCTCTGAAGATTCTTCTTCTGGCAGTTCCACCAAAGTTCATAATTTTCTTGGCTTCAGTCAATTAACAAACTTCGTGAAATTTCAGGGAGCGGTTCTTGAATTACTTCATATGGACGGTCTTGATCATCAGTCACCTCCTGAAGTTCTCACTGAAACACATCTTGTTGACTGGTTTTCAGGACACTGTTCATCTGATTCCATGACTACCATAGTTTCTGGAGAAAAAGGAGGTTTTTCGGGGAATCTTAAACTAAGTATACCTTGGAAAAATGGTTCATTAGATATCTGCAAAGTGGATGCAGATCTTAACATTGAGCCTCTTGAATTAAGACTTCAACCTAGCACCATCAGATGCTTCATCTTTTTGTGGGGCCTATTCAAAGATATTGGCGAAGAATGCGAAGACCGTAATCATTGTGGACTGCCGAACAATTCGTCGGCTCCAAGCTATTGCATAACTCCTGACAAGGGGATATCAAGTAATGAAGGCTTTGCTGGTAACTTCTGCTTGATGGAGAAAGAACCAGAAAATGCTCTGCTATCGGAGTCCCATCTTATATCGGATTGGGTGAGTAAAAGCCAGAAACCTCGAAATGACGAAGAACCAGACTTTGGAGCAAG CGTGGACCAGTTTTTTGAGTGTTTTGATGGCCTAAGAAATTCACAATCAGCTTTAGGGAACAGTGGCATGTGGAATTGGACTTGTTCTGTGTTTAGTGCAATAACTGCTGCATCCAACCTTGCGTCTGGATCGTTACATGTCGCTCTTG AGCAACAACATGTTGAAACGAATTTTAATGCAAGCATTTCAAAATTATcccttcttttttcttttgctGATGAAGACCAGAAAGAGCCCTCAAAAATCAAGAATGATGAGGGCAATGGTGCTTTTCATATTCGTTGTGTGTGCGCCCAATTGGTGGACCTCTTGATTGTCTTCCAG GTATGCCCTCGGGAAATGAAATTTGAATCGACTGTGCACCGTATCCAACTAATTGATCACTTGTATTCCAAGAATGAATCGGTCAGTCTTGAGGCCCGTGGTTGTAATGAGAACTCCAAAAGTGAAATTTCCTTGATCCAACAAACACAAGATGGTGTACAAAGTGCACTCCGGACTTTTGAAAATTCGAGCAAAGATCAAGGATTAGATCATTGCAGTGGTTGTTTTGTTGATATTTCATTGAGTATCCAGGACAGCAATAGTTGTAGTCACATATCAAATAGAAATAATGTCCATGGCAAGGACGCCAGTGTAAAGTTGCTTCAGACCTCTGGCATCAGTCAGTGCCATGTCACAGTGAACTCGGGTTCATCTGGTGGCTTGTTACAGGGACCAACATCTTTTTCCTTAAAGCTGGCACCTTATGTTTTCTGGGTGAACTTTGATTTAATCAATATGATGTTAGATTTTCTTAATGAAATGGCAAATTGTGTCGAACAAACTGCCATGGAGAGTGGTTTTGTGTTGAAATCAGAAAGTAAAAAATATGGGCCTTCACCTCTGGGTGATCAAGGAAAGATTTCACTTCAACATGGATCCATTATGACTAAGAAAAGTGTGGAGGGTAATATATTCTTTCCAAATGCTAGAATAATTCTCTGTTTCCCTCTCAGCGGGCATAAAGATTTTAGCAGTTACCTGTGTAGTGAGCAGTTTATTGCTTTTGACATTGTTTCATCAAATATTGGAGGGAAGGAGAATAAGTTTGCTAGGCCAAAGCCTGTGGCAAGTCCAAACAAGAGAGATGTTATAGCTGCGTCATGCTCCTTGTATTTGTATTTAGGTAACTTACATCTGTTTTACATCACCTCAAGTTTCATGGATAAGAGTGTTGGAAGTGGAACCTACAGGCAGGAGCCCAGATTTGCTGTTGAGAAGATCGCTTCTGGTATGAAGGGAACAGGTCATCTGCCTCTCATTTGTATGTTTTGGCAGGAGGGTGCTGTGACTGGTCCTTGGATTGCAAAGAAGGCCAGGCTTTTGGCTTGTCCAGCGGAGAATGCAAGGAGTAAAGATAACACTGATGGAAAAGGTTTTGAGTTTGCCTCGGTAACCACTGTTAAGGATATTACTGATTTTGATACTCATTGTCGACAAGAGATTAGGTCGAGCTCTGCATTTTTTTTCCATGCACAATTACCTCCTATCACCATTGATCTAGGAAAACATCAGTACGAGAACATATGTGGACTACTAACTCAAGTGATAGAGCATTTTTCATGCATTGTTTCCGATCCAGTCCATACAGGGGAAGAGGATTCTACATCGCAAACATCATTTTTAGTGGAGTGCAGCTCTGTAACAGTTTCTGTTAACATAGAACCAGCATGTGATGTTAAGTACTCTGAACTTAAGGAACTTCCTGGTTTTTGGCATAGTTTAACACTCCAAGTGGACAAGTTTGAATTACTTTCTGTGTCAAATATCGGAGGAATAAGGTGTGCCAGTTTCCTCTGGGTGTCCCATGGTCAGGGCAGTCTGTGGGGTTCAATCACCAAGGGTCTACAAAGAGAGTTTGTCTTGATATCATGCAATGATTCGACAACGGGGCGAGGTAATGGAGAAGGTTCAAACGTTTTGTCATCTAAGTTTTCAGGTTCAGAAATTATAAACTTGTGGGATCCAGAGAGTATTCATAATTTTACTTCAGTTAATGTCAGAAGTGCCACTTTCATTGCCATCGGGGGGCGCCTGGATTGGTTCAATTCAATAGTTTGTTTCTTTAGTCTACCATTTTCCGAACCTGATCAAGCAGGTGATAAGAGTCTGGATAAAATTTGTGGATCTTCTTTTGTTCTTAATTTGGTGGATGTTGGTTTAAACTATGAACCATACTTAAAGAAACTGACGACTAGTGAAAGTTCAGATTTCATATCTTCTGAAATGAACGCCAATGAAGCTATGGATGAACTGTATGTTTCTTGTCTATTGGCAGCATCTTCCTTGAaactttctagtgcaagtgtagaTGATTGCACAGCAGGGGAGCACAAAATCAGACTTCAAGATCTAGGTTTGCTTTTATGCACAGTGTCTGAATCTAAGTTAGTCAGTGGTACCTACAGTGCAGAAAATCTTAGGAAGGCTGGTTATGTCAAAGTTTCCCAAGAGGCACATGTTGAATTACTTCTAAGGACAAACTGTGAGAATGGCCATGCATGGGAATTAGAATGTGACGAGTCACACATCGTGTTGAGCACATGCCATGATACAACGTTGGGATTGGTTAGATTGGGTGCCCAACTGCAAAAACTATTTGCGCCTGATGTGCAAGAACATGTTGTGCACTTGGAGAATAGGTGGATAAATGCTCAACAGATACATGAGAACAGGGACGAGAGGACCTTAGGTAACGAGTCTCCTCCATCAGTTTCTCACACTCAGATTTCAAGTGTAGATAATAGACCCAGGACAGGCAACTTGATGGATGAAATACGTGAAGATGTCTTTCAGCTGGATGGAAACTCAGATGGCCAAGCTAAATTTTTTGAGCCACATCTTCGGTCGTTGTCAACTGATATTTCTTTTG TCGGAGCTAGCATGGCTACATCATTAGATGAAAAGATCCCTGAGTTAATAGAAGAATATTTCTTGTCTGATCTATGTCCCCTCTCTGAATTAGCTTTGAAGAGCCACTCTTCTGACATGTTTTATTGCAAGTCTGGTGCTGTTGGAGTGGCTCAAACAGGAAATTGCGGGTGGTACAAGGATACCTCACTTAGAATTTTAGAGAATCATGCTTCAAAAGTGAATGAGCAGTCTAATGTTCAGCAACTTTTTGAGAATGAGGCTTCTTCAAGTGATTCAAAAAATGGTCATGTGGGTAAAGCAGAGGGTTGCATAATTTTTAAGAACGTGAACATTTTTTGGAGAATGTATGGTGGTTCTGACTGGTACAACATTCGGAATATCTCTCGGCCTTCTGCAGTGATTACTTCTGGAAGGGATGCGACCATATGCTTTGAACTTGCACTGTCTGGGATTGGATTTGAGTACAACTTTTATCCTGATGGTGAAATATCTGCATCCCGGCTCTCTCTTACTGTTAACGATTTCTGCCTGAATGACAAAAGTGATCACGCACCTTGGAAGCTG GTGCTTGGTTATTATCGATCTAAAAAGCATCCAAGAAAGTTCTCTACGAAAGCAGTGAAGCTAAATTTAGATGCTGTTAAACCAGACCCTTCAATTCCTCTAGAAGAGAATAG GTTACGCATTGCATTACTTCCCATGCGGCTGCATCTTCATCAGAGTCAACTTGATTTTCTCATCAACTTCTTTGGAAATAATAATTCATCGAGTGAACCCTCC CCAGGTACTCCTTCCGTTTCTGATCAATCAGGAGAGCAAGCAGAGAAGAGTCGCAATTTGCTGTGTTCAGCCATCAGTGTAGAGGCATTCCTTCCTTACTTTCAG AAATTTGATATATGGCCTTTGCTGATTCGAGTTGATTATAGTCCTTGCCATGTCGACTTAACTGCTCTGAGTGGTGGCAAGTATGTTGAACTCGTTAACCTTGTTCCTTGGAAG GATGTGGAGTTGCAACTCAAACATGTGCAAGGAGTTGGCCTCTATGGCTGGAACAGTGTCTGTGAAACGATATTAGGAGAGTGGTTGGAAGATATTTCTAAAAACCAG ATTCATAAATTGTTGAAAGGCCTCCCTCCTATCAAGTCACTGGTTGCTGTTGGTTCTGGTGCTGCAAAGTTGGTGTCTCTGCCTGTGATGAATTACAGAAAAGATCATAGGTTAATCAAAGGAATGCAGAGAG GTACTATTGCATTTCTTAGGAGTATTTCGCTTGAAGCCATTGGGCTAGGAGTACATTTGGCTGCGGGAGCTCACAACATCCTCCTTCAAGCAGAGCATATTCTCACAAGTATTCCACCGTCTGTACCATGGCAAGTAGAAAGCAGAGTCGCTACAATTGTGAGATCAAATCAGCCCAAGGATGCCCAACAAGGAATTCATCAG GCTTGCCAAAGCATTACTGATGGCCTAGGAAAAACAGCTTCTGCCCTTGTCCAAACTCCCTTGAAAAAACTCCAGCGTGGTGCTGGCGTGGGTTCCGCTTTGGCAACTGCTGTGCAGGCTACTCCAGCTGCAGCTATTGCCCCTGCTTCCGCTGCTGCACATGCAGTCCATTGTGCTCTTCTTGGCTTTAGGAACAG CCTTGACCCAGAGCGTAAAAGAGAATCACTCGAAAAGTACTCGGGCAGAGCCCCACCCAGGGAATCCATTCAATAG